The Flavobacterium praedii genome window below encodes:
- a CDS encoding aminotransferase class I/II-fold pyridoxal phosphate-dependent enzyme, with amino-acid sequence MDVNEIPNRVFYKDEKEYLYFGGTNYLGVTTLPEFQSILWKSLKKWGTSYGSSRSANIQLEIYKTAEDLLCKLMRTEATVTVSSGMLAGKLALEQLQHTTDLIFHFPGTHPALIHPSSLPLLLNGKLNPFLFDSTVLKIGIVADAIPSLEVTPIDLSIINKIPNEKKITLLLDESHSIGIMGNEGQGILKQYELPNIIQKIAIASFGKALGLSGGYISGDLDFINGIKKLQNCIGASGMNPAFLETFVNAQEIYQLQRQLLKQNIKHVAENLIPNPAFTFSKEYPVIYFDNEEVLQLVLENNIIPTCFPYPTSSGKLSRIVISAHHTKEDLDKMIQQLNIATKLSSDFEGDIRFVL; translated from the coding sequence ATGGATGTAAACGAGATTCCAAATAGAGTGTTTTATAAGGATGAAAAAGAATATCTATATTTTGGTGGTACCAATTATTTAGGAGTTACTACCCTACCAGAATTCCAATCAATACTTTGGAAAAGTTTGAAAAAATGGGGAACAAGTTATGGAAGTTCGAGATCAGCAAATATTCAATTAGAAATTTATAAAACCGCCGAAGATCTACTGTGCAAATTGATGCGTACGGAAGCTACTGTTACCGTTTCATCTGGGATGTTGGCTGGAAAACTGGCATTAGAACAATTACAACACACCACTGATTTAATTTTTCACTTCCCCGGTACTCATCCTGCTTTAATACATCCTTCTTCTTTGCCGTTACTTCTAAATGGAAAATTAAATCCATTTCTTTTTGACAGTACTGTTTTAAAAATAGGAATAGTTGCCGATGCGATTCCTTCATTAGAGGTCACTCCTATTGATTTAAGTATTATAAATAAAATTCCAAATGAAAAAAAAATAACGTTACTACTAGACGAATCTCATAGTATTGGAATAATGGGTAATGAGGGCCAAGGTATTTTGAAGCAATACGAGTTACCAAACATTATCCAAAAAATAGCCATTGCATCCTTTGGTAAAGCCTTAGGGTTATCAGGCGGATATATCTCAGGTGATTTGGATTTTATAAATGGAATAAAAAAACTACAAAATTGTATTGGCGCTTCAGGAATGAATCCAGCATTTCTAGAAACTTTTGTAAACGCACAAGAAATCTACCAATTGCAAAGACAACTTTTAAAGCAAAATATAAAGCATGTTGCTGAAAATTTAATACCAAATCCAGCTTTTACTTTTTCAAAAGAATATCCAGTAATCTATTTTGACAATGAAGAAGTTTTACAATTAGTATTAGAAAATAATATAATACCAACCTGTTTCCCCTATCCCACTTCCTCGGGAAAATTAAGCCGAATTGTTATCTCCGCCCATCATACAAAAGAAGACTTAGATAAAATGATTCAGCAATTGAATATTGCAACAAAATTATCTTCAGATTTTGAAGGCGATATCCGATTTGTGTTGTAA
- a CDS encoding ammonium transporter, translated as MRKIVLTVILVTILVLTYFSNFFLTNNTINPSEVAKFNTGDIAWMLVASALVLLMTPGLGFFYGGMVGKKNVISTMLQSFMAMVIVTVLWVLIAFGLSFGPSIGGIIGNPLPYILFQGVGIGTSWKLAPTIPFLLFALFQVKFAIITPAIVTGAFAERIRFWAYMLFMVLFILFVYAPLAHMTWHPDGILFNLGVLDFAGGTVVHMSAGWAALAGAMFLGKRKVPKANPARITYVLLGTGLLWFGWFGFNAGSAMGANGLAAQALGTTTVAAAAASMAWVFIDKIMGHKLSAMGACIGAVVGLVTITPAAGYVSMPHAITIGVLGSLISNIMVSKFPKGKIDDALDVFACHGVGGMVGMVLTGVFASKNINPAVVDQGLAFGETKLFTNQMIALVGVSIFAFTMSYFLFFIVNKITPLRVSEEREELGLDISQHGEYL; from the coding sequence ATGCGAAAAATAGTTTTAACTGTGATTCTAGTCACAATTTTGGTATTAACCTATTTCTCTAATTTTTTCCTGACCAACAACACAATAAACCCATCCGAAGTTGCAAAATTCAACACCGGTGACATTGCATGGATGCTTGTAGCCTCAGCCTTAGTGTTATTAATGACACCAGGACTTGGGTTCTTTTACGGTGGAATGGTTGGAAAAAAAAATGTTATTAGTACAATGCTCCAAAGTTTTATGGCAATGGTTATTGTAACCGTATTATGGGTCCTTATTGCATTTGGATTATCCTTTGGCCCATCAATAGGAGGCATAATCGGTAACCCATTACCTTACATACTATTTCAAGGGGTAGGAATTGGAACTTCCTGGAAACTTGCCCCTACAATTCCATTTTTATTATTTGCTTTATTTCAAGTTAAGTTTGCAATAATTACACCCGCAATAGTAACAGGTGCTTTTGCAGAACGCATTCGTTTTTGGGCTTACATGCTATTTATGGTTTTATTCATATTATTTGTATATGCTCCACTTGCACATATGACTTGGCATCCAGACGGAATATTATTCAACCTTGGTGTACTTGATTTTGCCGGTGGAACGGTAGTACATATGAGTGCAGGATGGGCAGCATTAGCAGGCGCAATGTTTCTTGGAAAACGCAAAGTTCCCAAAGCAAATCCGGCGCGTATCACTTATGTGCTATTAGGCACAGGATTACTTTGGTTTGGATGGTTTGGTTTTAATGCAGGTTCAGCTATGGGAGCTAATGGTCTTGCTGCTCAAGCATTAGGCACAACAACAGTAGCAGCCGCAGCCGCCTCAATGGCATGGGTATTTATTGATAAAATAATGGGCCACAAACTTTCAGCAATGGGAGCTTGTATAGGTGCTGTAGTAGGTTTAGTAACTATTACTCCAGCTGCAGGATATGTTAGCATGCCACATGCAATAACAATAGGCGTGTTAGGTAGTTTAATTAGTAACATTATGGTAAGTAAATTTCCAAAAGGCAAAATTGACGATGCTTTAGATGTTTTTGCCTGCCATGGCGTTGGAGGAATGGTAGGAATGGTATTAACAGGCGTCTTTGCTTCAAAAAATATAAATCCAGCAGTAGTAGATCAAGGTTTGGCTTTTGGAGAAACAAAGTTATTCACCAACCAAATGATTGCATTAGTAGGGGTTTCAATATTTGCATTTACAATGTCTTACTTCCTTTTCTTTATTGTTAATAAAATAACTCCTTTAAGAGTTTCTGAAGAAAGAGAAGAATTAGGACTCGATATCAGTCAACATGGCGAATACCTATAA
- a CDS encoding ammonium transporter produces the protein MRKIILGVILITILVLSIFSIHFFVESPTLGAHVVELKLDTGDTAWMIVASALVLLMTPGLGFFYGGMVGKKNVISTMLQSFMAMVIVTVLWVIIGFGLCFGPSIGGIIGDPTSNIFFQGVSANTAWELAPTIPFILFALFQAKFAIITPALITGAFAERVRFWAYLLFMVLFILFVYAPLCHMTWHPDGLFFGWGVLDFAGGTVVHMSAGWAALAGAIFLGKRKVQKTNPARITYVLLGTGLLWFGWFGFNAGSAVGASSLAAQALGTTTVAAAAAAMAWVFMDKILGHKLSAMGASIGAVVGLVAITPAAGFVSIPHAIAIGIIASIISNFVVSKFPKGKIDDALDVFACHGVGGMVGMLLTGVFASKAINPIVGDNQGLIFGDATLFLIQLKALVIVSIFAFTVSYALFFIVNKITPLRVTEEKEELGLDISQHGEFL, from the coding sequence ATGCGAAAAATTATTTTAGGTGTGATACTAATCACCATTCTGGTATTATCAATTTTCTCAATTCATTTCTTTGTAGAATCTCCAACATTAGGCGCTCATGTTGTCGAATTAAAATTAGACACAGGAGACACTGCTTGGATGATAGTTGCCTCAGCTCTTGTATTATTAATGACTCCAGGATTAGGATTCTTTTACGGAGGGATGGTTGGCAAAAAGAATGTAATTAGTACCATGTTACAAAGCTTTATGGCAATGGTTATAGTAACTGTATTATGGGTTATAATCGGATTTGGATTGTGCTTCGGACCTTCTATTGGAGGTATTATTGGAGACCCAACTTCGAACATTTTCTTTCAAGGTGTTAGTGCAAATACCGCTTGGGAACTAGCACCAACAATTCCATTCATTTTATTTGCACTATTTCAAGCAAAATTTGCAATCATTACTCCTGCATTAATAACTGGAGCATTTGCTGAACGAGTTCGTTTCTGGGCTTACTTATTATTCATGGTATTGTTCATTTTATTTGTGTACGCTCCATTATGTCATATGACTTGGCATCCTGATGGATTATTCTTCGGATGGGGAGTATTAGATTTTGCTGGAGGTACCGTGGTTCACATGAGTGCTGGTTGGGCTGCTTTAGCTGGAGCTATCTTCTTAGGAAAAAGAAAAGTACAAAAAACAAACCCTGCTCGTATCACTTATGTTTTATTAGGAACTGGTTTATTATGGTTCGGATGGTTTGGTTTCAACGCTGGATCTGCTGTAGGTGCAAGTAGTCTTGCTGCTCAAGCATTAGGAACCACAACTGTTGCTGCAGCTGCCGCTGCCATGGCATGGGTATTTATGGATAAAATCCTTGGACATAAACTTTCTGCAATGGGAGCTTCCATCGGAGCAGTAGTAGGTTTGGTTGCCATTACCCCTGCAGCAGGATTCGTAAGTATTCCTCACGCAATAGCCATTGGTATTATCGCCAGTATCATAAGTAACTTTGTAGTGAGTAAATTCCCTAAAGGCAAAATTGATGATGCCTTAGACGTATTTGCTTGTCATGGAGTTGGAGGTATGGTAGGTATGCTTTTAACTGGTGTATTTGCATCAAAAGCCATAAACCCAATTGTAGGTGATAACCAAGGTTTAATTTTTGGTGATGCTACATTATTTTTAATCCAATTGAAAGCATTAGTTATAGTTTCTATATTTGCTTTCACAGTATCATATGCATTATTCTTCATTGTAAATAAAATCACTCCGTTACGAGTTACCGAAGAAAAAGAAGAATTAGGATTAGACATCTCTCAACACGGAGAATTCCTTTAA
- a CDS encoding aminotransferase class III-fold pyridoxal phosphate-dependent enzyme, translating to MNISTCPAFTPKDALLVLEKHWGITGLLKPLDSYLDQNFLVKSKDGRKYVLKIANIETPELWLDLQNQSLNHLQGNTIPQIINSKDEKQMLFIQSHWWRVLNFLEGTMLSTVPYRSQKLLQNIGTFVGQISNQLATFSHEAAERPLQWDLQQSASLLENWVTFVDDKKTKSTILSIMENWKSKIPEISKVRRSIIHADLTRYNLLLDNSGSQIQGIIDFGDVCLSWTIGELAVLVLESAMTGSPTPFADAYEVIKAYHDVFPITKEEVQLLYPLIQLRSATIVSASARQLSMEPDNEYVKKQAIADREMFQQLSLAKNDFATALFLKACNFESDVMKKFDAYFETKKITSLFKEAINFKTIDISPSSDIYNNGAWTNPETCKENIKSKLENGFGITAAYSTIIKPYANSIKETETIALGIYAFAPIETIIYAPTDCTFIKQTTEKLIFKASDFYIYISGITSNLEIGTNLKKGEILGIITSEKTDSPFPPHVFIQIDASGNAPIYCLPSERMGWEILCPDPAVFLQLKSKKDVINNQTLETRRSKIIQQAQEYYYQKPMNLVRGWQQYLIADDGQVYLDAINNVAHIGHSHPKIVEAATKQLQKLNTNARFLYEDNINYAERLLHHFPESLQVIFYTCTGSEANDLALRLARAYTNQNDILVIDGEYHGNTTAVDEISTCLMDNPTASKSIRPFTHPLLQPNTFRGKYKADTPNVAELYAEDVDEKIAFIHSQGRGVAAFISESLLGSGGGVEMPKGYLKKVYESVHQAGGVCIADEVQIGFGRMGSHFWGFQKEEVLPDIVTLGKPMGNGHPISAVITTRKIADAYKEKYTYFNTFAGNPVSCQIANTVLDVIENEKLQQNAAEVGQFLKQELEKLIDEFETVGAVYGHAMYLGVDLVKDKKSRTPDSQKALWVSEAMKQNGIIIYPTGDYYNILKIKPPMCFTKENATFLVESLRMILTKMEN from the coding sequence ATGAATATCTCCACATGCCCTGCATTCACACCTAAGGACGCTTTATTGGTATTAGAAAAACACTGGGGAATAACCGGTCTTTTAAAACCACTTGACAGTTATTTGGACCAAAACTTTTTAGTAAAATCAAAAGATGGCCGTAAATATGTACTTAAAATTGCCAATATAGAAACGCCAGAACTATGGTTGGATCTTCAAAATCAATCATTAAATCATTTACAAGGAAATACAATTCCCCAAATAATTAATTCTAAAGATGAAAAACAGATGCTTTTTATCCAATCACATTGGTGGAGAGTTTTAAATTTTTTAGAAGGCACAATGTTATCTACGGTTCCTTATCGGTCTCAAAAACTATTACAAAATATTGGAACTTTTGTTGGACAAATTTCAAATCAACTAGCTACTTTTTCACATGAAGCTGCCGAAAGACCTTTGCAATGGGATTTACAACAATCGGCTTCATTATTAGAAAATTGGGTCACTTTTGTTGACGATAAAAAAACAAAAAGTACAATATTGTCTATCATGGAAAATTGGAAAAGCAAAATTCCAGAAATTAGTAAAGTCCGCAGAAGCATCATCCATGCCGATTTAACCCGTTACAACCTTTTACTCGATAATTCAGGAAGTCAAATACAAGGGATTATTGATTTTGGTGATGTTTGTCTTTCCTGGACAATCGGAGAATTAGCCGTTTTAGTTTTAGAATCAGCTATGACGGGAAGTCCAACCCCATTTGCCGATGCCTACGAAGTAATAAAAGCGTATCACGATGTCTTTCCGATTACAAAAGAAGAAGTCCAACTGTTATATCCTTTAATTCAATTGCGGTCTGCAACCATTGTAAGTGCATCAGCCAGACAATTATCCATGGAACCCGATAATGAATATGTTAAAAAACAAGCAATAGCCGATCGCGAAATGTTTCAGCAACTTTCTTTAGCAAAAAATGATTTTGCAACTGCTCTTTTTTTAAAAGCCTGCAATTTTGAAAGTGATGTAATGAAAAAATTTGATGCTTATTTTGAAACCAAAAAAATAACTTCTCTTTTTAAAGAAGCCATAAACTTTAAAACAATTGACATTAGTCCATCTTCCGATATCTATAATAATGGAGCATGGACAAATCCTGAAACTTGTAAAGAAAACATCAAATCCAAGCTGGAAAATGGTTTCGGAATTACTGCAGCATACTCTACAATTATAAAACCTTATGCAAATAGTATAAAAGAAACCGAAACTATTGCTTTAGGAATATATGCTTTTGCACCAATTGAGACTATAATTTATGCACCAACAGACTGTACTTTTATAAAACAAACCACCGAAAAACTGATTTTTAAAGCCAGTGATTTTTACATTTATATTTCTGGAATTACCTCCAATTTAGAAATCGGCACTAATTTAAAAAAAGGCGAAATTTTAGGAATAATAACATCCGAGAAAACAGATTCACCATTTCCTCCTCATGTTTTTATACAAATAGACGCATCTGGCAATGCGCCAATCTATTGTCTGCCTAGCGAAAGAATGGGTTGGGAAATTTTATGTCCTGATCCTGCTGTCTTTCTACAATTAAAATCTAAAAAAGATGTTATAAACAACCAAACATTAGAAACACGCAGAAGCAAAATTATTCAACAAGCTCAGGAATACTATTATCAAAAACCGATGAATCTTGTGCGTGGTTGGCAGCAATACCTCATTGCAGATGATGGTCAAGTCTATTTGGATGCTATAAATAATGTGGCACATATTGGACATTCTCATCCAAAAATAGTAGAAGCAGCCACCAAGCAACTTCAAAAACTGAATACCAATGCCCGCTTTTTGTATGAAGACAACATCAATTATGCTGAACGTTTATTACATCATTTCCCAGAATCTTTACAAGTGATTTTCTATACTTGTACTGGAAGCGAGGCCAACGATCTCGCTTTACGATTAGCAAGAGCATACACCAATCAAAATGACATACTGGTTATTGATGGCGAGTACCACGGAAACACAACTGCTGTAGATGAAATAAGTACCTGCTTGATGGATAATCCCACTGCTTCCAAAAGCATACGACCCTTTACACATCCGCTACTACAACCCAATACATTTAGAGGAAAATACAAAGCTGACACTCCTAATGTAGCTGAACTTTATGCGGAAGATGTTGATGAAAAAATAGCCTTTATTCATTCTCAAGGACGTGGTGTTGCCGCTTTTATATCCGAATCTTTATTGGGTTCTGGCGGCGGAGTAGAAATGCCAAAAGGGTATTTAAAAAAAGTATACGAATCTGTTCATCAAGCGGGTGGCGTATGCATAGCAGATGAAGTACAAATTGGTTTTGGGAGAATGGGAAGTCATTTTTGGGGTTTTCAAAAAGAAGAAGTTTTGCCAGACATAGTTACTCTAGGAAAACCCATGGGGAATGGACATCCTATTTCGGCGGTTATTACAACTCGAAAAATTGCTGATGCCTATAAAGAAAAATATACGTATTTCAACACCTTTGCGGGTAATCCAGTTTCTTGCCAAATTGCGAATACAGTTTTGGATGTTATCGAAAATGAAAAATTACAACAAAATGCTGCAGAAGTAGGCCAATTCTTAAAACAAGAATTAGAAAAACTAATTGATGAATTCGAAACTGTAGGTGCTGTTTACGGACACGCTATGTATTTGGGAGTAGATTTGGTCAAAGACAAAAAATCAAGAACTCCAGATAGTCAAAAAGCATTATGGGTGTCGGAAGCGATGAAACAAAATGGAATTATAATTTACCCAACAGGAGATTATTACAATATTCTTAAAATAAAACCGCCCATGTGTTTTACCAAAGAAAATGCAACTTTTCTGGTCGAATCCTTACGAATGATTTTGACAAAAATGGAAAATTAA